Proteins encoded by one window of Chondromyces crocatus:
- a CDS encoding NADH:flavin oxidoreductase, whose protein sequence is MVPPKDLAASANRSPEALFSPFSVKALQLPNRIVMAPMTRAFSPGGVPGPDVAAYYRRRAEGGVGLIITEGTWVPHPSASNSARVPRFHGEDALAGWSHVVAEVHAAGGHIFPQLWHVGLCLEQPGPAEFPLGPSGIGKPGEKVGEPMTQKEIDAVIEAFAEAAATAKHLGFDGVELHGAHGYLFDQFFWEVTNQRSDRYGGDLVARTRFAVETLQEIRRRVGPDFPICFRFSQWKQQDYGAKIARTPQELERFLAPLADAGVDLFHCSTRRFWEPEMPGSDLNLAGWTKKLIGKPTITVGSVTLDVDLQSSFREGGATSTGLDPLLERLERGEFDLVAIGRSLLVNPSWPVAVRERHLDTLRSFNPEVLGSLH, encoded by the coding sequence ATGGTTCCCCCGAAAGACCTTGCCGCCAGCGCCAACAGGTCCCCTGAAGCGCTGTTCAGTCCTTTCTCTGTGAAGGCCCTCCAGCTCCCGAACCGCATCGTGATGGCGCCGATGACCCGCGCCTTCTCCCCTGGCGGCGTTCCCGGTCCGGATGTCGCGGCGTATTACAGACGCCGGGCGGAAGGTGGGGTGGGTCTGATCATCACCGAGGGCACCTGGGTGCCTCACCCCTCGGCATCGAACAGCGCGCGTGTGCCGCGCTTCCATGGCGAGGACGCACTTGCTGGCTGGAGCCATGTCGTCGCCGAGGTGCACGCCGCGGGAGGACACATCTTTCCCCAGCTCTGGCACGTGGGGCTCTGCCTGGAGCAGCCCGGTCCGGCGGAGTTCCCGCTCGGCCCTTCGGGCATCGGCAAGCCCGGCGAGAAGGTGGGCGAGCCCATGACCCAGAAGGAGATCGACGCGGTGATCGAGGCGTTCGCCGAGGCGGCTGCGACGGCGAAACACCTGGGTTTCGATGGCGTCGAGCTGCATGGAGCGCACGGTTATCTGTTCGATCAGTTCTTCTGGGAGGTCACCAACCAGCGGTCGGACAGGTATGGCGGAGATCTCGTGGCGCGTACCCGGTTCGCCGTCGAGACGTTGCAGGAGATCCGGCGGCGGGTGGGCCCCGATTTTCCCATCTGCTTCCGGTTCTCGCAGTGGAAGCAGCAGGACTATGGCGCGAAGATCGCGCGCACGCCCCAGGAGCTGGAGAGGTTCCTCGCTCCGCTCGCCGACGCCGGCGTCGACCTGTTCCATTGCTCCACACGCAGGTTCTGGGAGCCGGAGATGCCAGGCAGCGATCTCAACCTCGCAGGATGGACGAAGAAGCTGATCGGCAAGCCCACGATCACCGTCGGATCCGTGACCCTCGATGTCGACCTCCAGAGCTCGTTCCGCGAGGGCGGAGCGACCAGCACGGGTCTCGACCCCCTCCTCGAGCGGCTGGAGCGCGGGGAGTTCGACCTCGTGGCCATCGGGCGCTCGCTCCTGGTCAACCCCTCGTGGCCGGTGGCCGTACGGGAGCGACACCTCGATACGCTGCGCTCGTTCAACCCCGAAGTGCTCGGCTCACTCCACTGA
- a CDS encoding glutathione S-transferase family protein: MITLYTFTTPNGRKVSILLEELGLPYETKVIDISKGEQFDPAFLAVSPNNKIPALVDDDGDGGKVALFESGAILTYLAEKTGRFLPASGPARYETLAWLHWQIGGLGPMFGQLGFFGVFSKEKIPTAIKRYSEEADRLLGVMERRLASNTYLAGDDYSIADIAVYPWAANASTFLGEFLGESVAAKPAVRRWLENVGSRPAVQRGMAVPKV, encoded by the coding sequence ATGATCACCCTCTACACGTTCACCACCCCCAACGGACGCAAGGTCTCGATCCTGCTCGAAGAGCTGGGCCTCCCCTATGAGACCAAGGTGATCGACATCTCCAAGGGAGAGCAGTTCGATCCAGCATTCCTGGCCGTCTCGCCCAACAACAAGATCCCCGCTCTCGTCGACGACGACGGCGACGGTGGGAAGGTGGCCCTGTTCGAGAGTGGCGCGATCCTGACCTACCTGGCCGAGAAGACGGGCCGCTTCCTGCCTGCATCCGGTCCCGCGCGCTACGAGACGCTGGCGTGGTTGCACTGGCAGATCGGCGGCCTGGGGCCGATGTTCGGGCAGCTCGGATTCTTCGGCGTCTTCTCGAAGGAGAAGATTCCGACCGCGATCAAGCGCTACAGCGAGGAAGCCGATCGCCTCCTCGGGGTCATGGAGCGGCGACTCGCCAGCAACACGTACCTTGCGGGAGACGACTATTCGATCGCCGACATCGCGGTCTATCCCTGGGCGGCGAATGCCAGCACCTTCCTGGGAGAGTTCCTGGGCGAAAGCGTCGCTGCGAAGCCTGCCGTTCGTCGCTGGCTGGAGAACGTGGGGTCACGTCCCGCCGTGCAGCGCGGGATGGCCGTCCCGAAGGTTTGA
- a CDS encoding type VI secretion system Vgr family protein, with protein MSSYNLAVNVASGDILDIREFTVHEKMSSLFDVTLTALCENPSVDFDAILGQPARFMLFSGIEGTHQRTWTGICNEFSQIAVEEEGASTYRLNIVPDLWYLTQRRNYRMFQQISEPDIVLELLAEWEIEPELKIDKGAYKKRKYRVQYAESDYAFMCRMLEDAGITFYFAQMGDETRLVLSDAPHVAEARPPIAFRDNPMVADHEHVTHVRVGQKVRPGRYTLRDHDYRRPSAYKLGASAAASRVSIEDKLERFHYTPGAFLFNADRGEDTASADDKGKTRTDEGEGAKIAQKRLEAKQGSGSIVSFETNAHDLAPGVVTSFLDHPRADLEPGQMLLVAESTLSGTPNGEWTHHCEARRTRTPYRPALVTPRPKVIGVESATVVGPAGEEIHVDEFGRVRVHFHWDRESQMNDSSSCWIHVSQPWGGAGFGGMNIPRVGQEVIVDFLGGDPDRPVIVGRVFTNLQKVPYKLPANKTQSGWKSNSTGNTGGYNELMFEDSAGKELVRVQAERDMNTLVKNDATTTIRHDRKTFVLNDDLEVVTGFQTQVVGKDRLVAVLENQTHSITKNVIQQAVEGFAYHKSKDVTFIESDARIILKVGDRSTIDIGPDGIIIQSPRVDINPDEGQS; from the coding sequence ATGAGCAGCTACAATCTCGCGGTCAACGTTGCCTCGGGCGACATCCTCGACATCCGAGAGTTCACCGTCCACGAGAAGATGTCGTCGCTCTTCGACGTCACCCTCACGGCGCTCTGCGAGAACCCGAGCGTGGATTTCGACGCCATCCTGGGTCAACCCGCTCGGTTCATGCTCTTCAGCGGCATCGAGGGGACGCACCAGCGGACCTGGACGGGCATCTGCAACGAATTCTCGCAGATCGCCGTCGAGGAAGAGGGAGCCTCCACCTACCGGCTGAACATCGTTCCCGACCTCTGGTACCTGACCCAGCGCCGCAACTACCGGATGTTCCAGCAGATCTCGGAGCCAGACATCGTGCTCGAACTCCTCGCGGAGTGGGAGATCGAGCCGGAGCTCAAGATCGACAAGGGGGCCTACAAGAAGCGCAAGTACCGCGTCCAGTATGCCGAGTCGGACTACGCCTTCATGTGCCGGATGCTCGAAGACGCCGGCATCACCTTCTACTTTGCGCAGATGGGCGACGAGACGCGCCTGGTGCTCTCCGACGCCCCCCACGTGGCCGAGGCACGCCCCCCCATCGCGTTCCGCGACAACCCCATGGTCGCCGACCACGAGCACGTCACCCATGTGCGCGTCGGCCAGAAGGTGAGGCCAGGCCGCTACACGCTGCGGGACCACGACTACCGACGCCCATCGGCCTACAAACTCGGCGCCAGCGCCGCCGCCTCTCGCGTGAGCATCGAGGACAAGCTCGAGCGGTTCCACTACACGCCTGGCGCCTTCCTGTTCAACGCGGACCGGGGCGAGGACACGGCATCTGCAGACGACAAGGGGAAGACCCGGACCGACGAGGGCGAGGGCGCCAAGATCGCCCAGAAGCGCCTGGAGGCCAAGCAGGGCAGCGGCAGCATCGTCTCCTTCGAGACGAATGCCCACGACCTCGCGCCGGGGGTCGTGACGAGCTTTCTGGACCATCCACGCGCTGATCTCGAGCCGGGTCAGATGCTCCTCGTCGCGGAGTCGACCCTCTCCGGGACCCCGAACGGAGAATGGACCCATCATTGCGAAGCACGGCGGACCAGGACCCCCTACCGGCCGGCCCTCGTGACGCCTCGGCCGAAGGTGATCGGTGTCGAGAGCGCCACCGTGGTAGGACCGGCTGGAGAAGAGATCCACGTCGACGAGTTCGGGCGGGTGCGGGTCCACTTCCACTGGGACCGCGAGAGCCAGATGAATGACAGCAGCTCCTGCTGGATTCACGTGAGCCAGCCCTGGGGCGGAGCCGGCTTCGGCGGCATGAACATCCCCCGCGTCGGGCAGGAGGTCATCGTCGATTTCCTCGGCGGCGATCCCGACCGTCCCGTCATCGTGGGGCGCGTGTTCACGAACCTCCAGAAGGTGCCGTACAAGCTACCCGCCAACAAGACCCAGAGCGGCTGGAAGAGCAACTCCACGGGCAACACGGGGGGCTACAACGAGCTGATGTTCGAGGACTCGGCGGGCAAGGAGCTCGTCCGCGTGCAGGCAGAGCGGGACATGAACACGCTGGTCAAGAACGACGCCACCACCACGATTCGCCACGACCGCAAGACGTTCGTTCTGAATGACGATCTCGAAGTGGTCACGGGCTTCCAGACCCAGGTGGTCGGCAAGGACCGGCTCGTCGCCGTTCTCGAGAACCAGACCCACTCCATTACCAAGAACGTCATTCAGCAAGCGGTCGAGGGATTCGCCTACCACAAATCGAAGGACGTCACGTTCATCGAGAGCGATGCGCGCATCATCCTGAAGGTGGGCGACAGGTCGACGATCGATATCGGGCCTGACGGCATCATCATCCAGTCCCCCCGCGTCGACATCAACCCGGACGAAGGCCAGAGCTAG
- a CDS encoding PilZ domain-containing protein, producing MVRDGNPGGETSRPRAGAPPVWEEIDGSERTTAILTALSLLNPHGILHRGERRVRVALERVDEGGLWGFRLADSEACWGEPPYEISLMGYDSVYHLRIDTRAVERAWLVTEAPGRLVRTRQRTYRRAQAPRGLRARFQSTRVEGPALGEAEVVDVSHGGLSLRVEATERLFTGMSLALTVRLEQGHSVALEGEVRHVSAGREDGRRLCGVKVQMRSAAEGARWREVVGRALVPTTRTRESHLESLWDLYAISGYLNLANKTSAQFEAQRQSFLALGRRTATMDHLSSHTVWPSARGLEASVSTLKIYERAWLMHQLGRRPGTPSEVRLLQGQILRDTYRRALEDIQADPGQRWVLCYGEATVPWVQRTHVQFAQRNASRHEGEVLMMPVRLMEAQCDEPSGSPGEGLTLLPASRHELDRIAQEIARVRPRPFVEALDFMPERLDMKGTSALWHSAGLTRERQCFVARREGVPLAALVVELASPGANLFRLLDSARLFSLMPGGREAFVPLLDEARRWFARRGRSTFVYLCEDDGSSVRAARLHDAPSTQPFLWIIASSILPEFLEHIDEQSVGRPRSPIPSPPLHHVIDTQPEEQIR from the coding sequence ATGGTGCGCGACGGCAATCCGGGTGGTGAGACGAGCAGGCCGAGAGCCGGTGCCCCGCCTGTGTGGGAGGAGATCGATGGGTCGGAGCGGACGACGGCCATCTTGACGGCGCTCTCGCTGCTGAATCCGCACGGGATTCTGCACCGAGGAGAGCGCCGGGTGCGGGTGGCGCTGGAGCGCGTGGACGAGGGAGGGCTCTGGGGCTTCCGTCTCGCCGATTCCGAGGCCTGCTGGGGCGAGCCGCCGTACGAGATCTCGCTCATGGGCTACGACTCGGTTTATCACCTGCGGATCGACACGCGCGCGGTGGAGCGGGCGTGGCTGGTCACGGAGGCTCCGGGGCGGCTGGTGCGGACCCGCCAGCGGACCTACCGTCGGGCGCAGGCCCCTCGTGGCCTTCGCGCCCGCTTTCAGAGCACCCGGGTGGAGGGCCCGGCTCTGGGCGAGGCCGAGGTCGTCGATGTGTCGCATGGGGGACTCTCGCTGCGTGTAGAGGCGACCGAGCGGCTCTTCACGGGCATGTCTCTGGCGCTCACGGTGCGCCTGGAGCAGGGCCACAGCGTCGCCCTGGAAGGCGAGGTGCGCCATGTCTCCGCGGGGCGCGAGGACGGCCGGCGCCTGTGCGGCGTGAAGGTACAGATGCGCTCGGCGGCCGAGGGGGCGCGATGGCGCGAGGTGGTCGGACGCGCGCTCGTTCCGACGACGCGCACGAGAGAGAGCCACCTCGAGTCGCTCTGGGACCTGTATGCGATCTCGGGGTACCTGAACCTCGCCAACAAGACGAGCGCGCAGTTCGAGGCGCAGCGTCAGAGCTTCCTCGCACTGGGGCGCCGGACCGCGACGATGGATCACCTGTCCAGCCACACGGTGTGGCCGTCCGCGCGTGGGCTGGAGGCGTCGGTGTCGACGCTCAAGATCTACGAGCGGGCCTGGTTGATGCACCAGCTCGGACGGCGCCCTGGCACGCCGAGCGAGGTGCGCCTGCTGCAGGGCCAGATCCTGCGCGACACCTACCGGCGCGCCCTGGAGGACATCCAGGCCGACCCGGGGCAACGCTGGGTACTCTGCTATGGCGAAGCGACCGTGCCCTGGGTGCAGCGGACGCACGTGCAGTTCGCCCAGAGGAACGCCTCCCGCCACGAGGGAGAGGTGCTCATGATGCCCGTGCGGCTGATGGAGGCGCAGTGCGACGAGCCGAGCGGTAGCCCCGGTGAGGGGCTGACACTCCTCCCGGCCTCACGCCACGAGCTGGATCGGATCGCTCAGGAGATTGCGCGCGTGCGTCCGCGCCCCTTCGTGGAGGCCCTCGACTTCATGCCAGAGCGGCTGGACATGAAGGGAACCTCGGCGCTCTGGCACAGCGCCGGACTCACCCGGGAGCGCCAGTGCTTCGTGGCGCGACGGGAAGGTGTGCCCCTCGCCGCGCTGGTGGTCGAGCTGGCTTCCCCGGGGGCGAACCTCTTCCGGCTGCTGGACTCGGCACGGCTGTTCTCGCTGATGCCGGGCGGTCGGGAGGCGTTCGTGCCTTTGCTCGACGAGGCGCGCCGCTGGTTCGCGCGCCGGGGGCGCAGCACGTTCGTGTACCTCTGCGAAGACGACGGCAGCTCGGTGCGCGCTGCCCGGCTGCACGATGCCCCGTCGACCCAGCCTTTTCTCTGGATCATCGCCTCGTCGATCCTCCCGGAGTTCCTGGAGCACATCGATGAGCAGTCGGTCGGCCGTCCACGGTCGCCCATTCCCTCGCCCCCCCTTCATCACGTCATCGATACCCAGCCCGAGGAACAGATCCGATGA
- a CDS encoding putative sensor domain DACNV-containing protein, which translates to MALTYPLDLAEAFFQEEERRARSDQQAGDTRETGALSRGPSPSRSILSRLVETMFFASMASEEGKVHPSSIVFAEDLDAFESARPVWDMTRLAVPLPFDVAHVPRLASACHWPHAFLAVVPQRDRLMIAGIATAHSRRLLEVDPLVRISAPKPGVLVVRRGEWEVARYERGTVRSAMSRHRVQIETIERRLAVQHAPPFLHPINDILMRIVSEMLDLRHGGLIAILGPGEDIDVDSENRQVDAEPMRLVPKLALGAWIRDMIALYVSSRSKNAGASPVEARAEGARASTSALSRASEAAARVDRALDQIARLTTVDGAVIMSHGLEVLAFGAKLRASKQVSDVYLARPDGRCDERWPLNARGTRHHAAVSFVAEHPDRIAFIVSQDGDAATFQGEADGRVIYRPL; encoded by the coding sequence ATGGCGCTGACGTACCCCCTCGACCTGGCGGAAGCCTTCTTCCAGGAAGAGGAGCGGCGCGCTCGAAGTGACCAGCAAGCAGGCGACACGAGGGAGACCGGTGCGCTCTCCCGCGGCCCGAGTCCCTCCCGCTCCATCCTCTCCCGGCTGGTCGAGACGATGTTCTTCGCTTCCATGGCGTCGGAAGAGGGCAAAGTGCACCCTTCCAGCATCGTCTTCGCGGAAGACCTCGACGCCTTCGAGTCAGCCCGCCCGGTCTGGGACATGACGCGGCTCGCCGTGCCTTTGCCCTTCGACGTGGCGCACGTCCCCAGGCTGGCATCCGCTTGCCACTGGCCGCACGCCTTTCTTGCCGTGGTACCGCAGCGCGACAGGCTCATGATTGCCGGGATCGCGACCGCGCACAGTCGGCGCCTGCTGGAAGTCGATCCCCTGGTGCGCATCTCCGCCCCCAAGCCCGGGGTGCTCGTGGTTCGCCGAGGCGAATGGGAGGTCGCTCGCTACGAACGCGGCACCGTGCGCTCCGCAATGTCTCGCCACCGGGTTCAGATCGAGACCATCGAGCGTCGGCTGGCCGTTCAGCATGCTCCACCCTTCCTGCATCCCATCAACGACATCCTGATGCGCATCGTGTCCGAGATGCTCGACCTCCGGCACGGCGGTCTGATCGCCATCCTCGGGCCAGGCGAGGACATCGATGTGGACTCGGAGAATCGACAGGTCGACGCCGAACCGATGCGCCTCGTGCCCAAGCTCGCTCTGGGCGCCTGGATACGCGACATGATCGCGCTGTACGTCAGTAGCCGCTCGAAGAATGCGGGGGCGTCCCCTGTGGAAGCGCGGGCCGAAGGCGCTCGGGCCTCGACCTCTGCCCTGTCGCGCGCCTCCGAGGCGGCCGCTCGGGTCGACCGGGCCCTCGATCAGATCGCACGTCTGACGACGGTCGATGGCGCGGTGATCATGAGCCATGGCCTCGAGGTGCTCGCCTTCGGCGCGAAGCTCCGGGCGTCGAAGCAGGTCTCGGACGTCTATCTTGCGAGACCCGATGGACGCTGTGACGAGCGGTGGCCTCTGAACGCCCGGGGGACCCGTCACCACGCCGCCGTCTCGTTCGTGGCCGAACACCCCGACCGGATCGCCTTCATCGTGTCCCAGGACGGCGACGCCGCCACGTTTCAGGGCGAAGCCGATGGGCGGGTCATCTACAGGCCTCTCTGA
- a CDS encoding serine/threonine protein kinase: MTHGEGSARLRPGERFLRFHILHVLGEGGLGVVYAALDGTKRCALKLVKAAWIDDEGQRRRLVREGALLELIRHPNMVEVHETGITREGIAWMRMELLEGATLRQVLRRHRRLSPAVAFTWLRQACHGVYQCHAMGVIHRDLKPENLFITRDGTVKVLDLGIAKLYGNPDTLDQQTHGTPLYMAPEQIRAEPASFATDVYALALMAYEIFAGHHPFKPPTHEYEVHAVYARQLLETPPSLVTCGAPVELAAVIRDALHKEPARRPCDALVLAERLNHALRASASLWPELSQPPGLEDLRTLIVATTGGGMASAGENGRASGERGPSPGAERRGCETERLPDAFRDPSCIEAVDGRHITLSPFAVTPPALRLARHETSRCSSTGPVISPASRCNEVRPEATRHVRFSEWIAGWWGPDEPCPAGRRGRVPLPCESELDASQPASQRLVQPARAGTPTTELLAIASAGAAAVIVLSALGVGVSVLVDHETVVAASPVVRRDWSREGPTTPLPAMDFQMPLSQSKLSAASTPSVQPTSSSPPSESLTYVEPELRLDFTSTPTTHTPAQFVIQSQADRTTIRTTASTAPSTRKEHTPLPSSLRAASAQNAKDSRRSKVPWKGSRGASALPQPQRTPHRLTPRSPSAPSAESSPATPETRSGPMTTTTKSPHTLVPPRPFE; encoded by the coding sequence ATGACGCACGGGGAGGGGAGCGCGCGGCTCCGGCCTGGGGAGCGGTTCCTTCGGTTCCACATCCTGCATGTGCTGGGTGAGGGCGGTCTGGGCGTCGTGTATGCGGCGCTCGATGGCACGAAGCGATGCGCCCTCAAGCTGGTCAAGGCTGCCTGGATCGACGACGAGGGGCAACGTCGCCGGCTGGTGCGCGAAGGTGCCCTGCTGGAGCTCATCCGGCACCCCAACATGGTCGAGGTGCACGAGACGGGCATCACCCGGGAGGGGATCGCCTGGATGCGCATGGAGCTGCTGGAGGGGGCGACGCTCCGCCAGGTGCTCCGACGCCATCGTCGGCTCTCTCCCGCCGTCGCCTTCACGTGGCTGCGGCAGGCATGCCACGGCGTCTACCAGTGTCACGCCATGGGGGTCATTCACCGCGACCTGAAGCCCGAGAACCTCTTCATCACCCGCGATGGAACGGTGAAGGTCCTCGACCTAGGGATCGCGAAGCTCTACGGGAACCCGGACACCCTGGATCAGCAAACCCACGGCACGCCCTTGTACATGGCGCCCGAGCAGATCCGCGCCGAGCCAGCGTCGTTCGCCACCGATGTCTACGCCCTTGCGCTGATGGCATACGAGATCTTCGCCGGGCATCACCCCTTCAAGCCGCCCACGCATGAATACGAGGTTCATGCCGTCTACGCGCGCCAGCTCCTGGAGACGCCGCCCTCGCTGGTGACGTGTGGCGCTCCGGTGGAGCTCGCCGCCGTGATTCGAGACGCGCTCCACAAGGAGCCTGCCCGGCGGCCCTGTGACGCCTTGGTCCTCGCCGAGCGCTTGAACCACGCTCTCAGGGCGAGCGCCTCGCTGTGGCCCGAGCTGAGCCAGCCGCCCGGACTGGAGGACCTGCGCACCCTCATCGTGGCGACGACCGGCGGAGGGATGGCCTCCGCAGGCGAGAACGGGCGTGCGTCTGGCGAGAGAGGGCCGTCCCCCGGTGCGGAGCGGCGAGGCTGCGAGACCGAGCGTTTACCGGACGCGTTCCGGGATCCGAGCTGTATCGAGGCCGTCGATGGCCGTCACATCACCCTGTCCCCCTTTGCCGTGACACCGCCGGCATTGCGACTTGCCCGTCACGAAACCAGCCGGTGCTCATCCACAGGGCCGGTGATTTCGCCCGCTTCTCGTTGCAACGAGGTCAGGCCCGAAGCGACGAGACATGTCAGATTTTCCGAGTGGATCGCGGGGTGGTGGGGCCCCGACGAGCCTTGCCCGGCGGGGCGGCGGGGGCGCGTGCCCCTGCCGTGTGAATCAGAGCTGGACGCCAGCCAGCCAGCCTCCCAGCGGCTCGTACAGCCCGCTCGCGCGGGGACACCCACCACAGAGCTCCTCGCCATTGCCTCCGCGGGGGCTGCCGCCGTGATCGTCTTGAGCGCGCTGGGGGTCGGTGTATCCGTGCTGGTCGATCACGAAACGGTGGTGGCAGCGTCGCCGGTCGTTCGAAGGGACTGGTCCCGGGAAGGCCCCACGACCCCACTCCCTGCCATGGACTTCCAGATGCCGCTGTCGCAGAGCAAACTCTCCGCGGCTTCGACGCCATCGGTCCAACCGACGTCATCTTCTCCGCCGTCAGAAAGCCTCACGTACGTCGAGCCCGAGCTGCGCTTGGACTTCACCTCCACCCCGACGACGCACACCCCAGCTCAATTCGTCATTCAATCGCAAGCCGATCGGACGACCATACGCACCACGGCGTCGACGGCGCCGTCCACGAGAAAGGAACATACGCCTCTCCCCTCCTCTCTCCGTGCAGCTTCTGCGCAAAACGCCAAGGATTCACGAAGGAGCAAGGTGCCATGGAAGGGAAGCCGCGGTGCGTCGGCACTCCCGCAGCCGCAGCGAACGCCACATCGTTTGACCCCGAGATCTCCTTCTGCGCCCTCGGCTGAATCATCTCCAGCGACGCCCGAAACGCGTTCAGGCCCGATGACAACGACAACGAAGAGTCCACACACCCTGGTTCCGCCACGACCTTTTGAATAG
- a CDS encoding PGRS family protein codes for MDTGDAAENADTGQRGMIPARCGVFVSASLGKDEHPGTPDQPRQTLTSAVDKAIADQVYRVYACAEDFETLESVMLPPGVTLFGGLDCMQGWRWVGDATRTRLAGKSGTIPLQLGQGPSEGEAPPLGTRMEDVDVVTGAASGDELGLSSIAALGLGGTITLRRCSLEAGPGTDGRSGEPYDDAAPMGPDGMAGGAACSAAVVLGGEAAVNTCGTQEDENDDSLSGTGGVGQAMVGTNGSSGEPESTPNAGTGSGSSSMCRAGMPGDGGADGAPGASGADLGTLSAAGFEGASGRDGGRGRPGQGGGGGGASRGGTIGNTCPSSASAGGASGGSGGAGGCGGRGGRGGQAGGASIALISLGATFHFDDVTLKASRGGNGGFGAEGQRGGPGGSGGPGGSKGTTSLLAGCEGGQGGLGGRGGPGGGGRGGHSIGMAHTGDAPKSEGLRIDVGEPGLGGPGIGQSMGIDGLRAEMQAFPSF; via the coding sequence GTGGACACCGGCGACGCGGCAGAGAATGCGGACACGGGTCAGCGAGGAATGATCCCTGCTCGTTGCGGCGTCTTCGTTTCTGCGAGCCTGGGCAAGGACGAGCATCCCGGCACCCCTGACCAACCACGCCAGACCCTGACGAGTGCCGTTGATAAAGCCATCGCGGATCAGGTGTACCGCGTTTATGCGTGCGCCGAAGACTTCGAGACCCTGGAGAGCGTGATGCTACCTCCGGGGGTCACGCTGTTTGGCGGACTCGACTGCATGCAAGGCTGGAGGTGGGTCGGCGACGCGACGCGGACGCGCCTTGCCGGCAAGAGCGGGACCATTCCGCTCCAGCTGGGGCAGGGGCCCTCGGAAGGAGAGGCGCCACCGCTGGGGACGAGGATGGAGGATGTCGATGTGGTGACCGGGGCCGCGTCCGGGGACGAGCTGGGGCTCTCCTCCATCGCCGCCTTGGGCCTCGGGGGAACGATCACGCTGCGACGGTGCTCGCTCGAGGCCGGTCCCGGAACGGATGGGCGCTCAGGGGAGCCCTACGACGACGCCGCGCCCATGGGGCCAGATGGAATGGCCGGGGGTGCCGCTTGCTCCGCGGCCGTGGTGCTCGGTGGGGAGGCTGCCGTCAACACGTGCGGCACGCAGGAGGATGAGAATGACGATTCACTGAGCGGAACTGGTGGTGTCGGCCAGGCCATGGTGGGAACCAATGGCTCGTCCGGAGAGCCCGAGAGCACGCCCAATGCCGGGACCGGGTCGGGCTCCAGCTCGATGTGTCGCGCGGGCATGCCCGGGGATGGCGGCGCCGACGGAGCACCAGGGGCCAGTGGTGCCGATCTCGGCACGCTCAGCGCAGCAGGGTTCGAGGGAGCCTCCGGGCGTGATGGGGGACGGGGCAGGCCGGGGCAGGGAGGTGGCGGAGGTGGCGCTTCGAGAGGCGGCACGATCGGGAACACCTGTCCTTCCTCGGCCTCGGCTGGAGGCGCCAGCGGAGGTTCCGGCGGCGCGGGCGGCTGTGGAGGCCGCGGGGGCCGCGGAGGTCAGGCTGGAGGGGCCAGCATCGCGCTGATCAGCCTCGGAGCCACCTTCCACTTCGACGACGTCACGCTCAAGGCGAGCCGAGGTGGGAACGGCGGCTTCGGTGCAGAGGGGCAGCGCGGCGGCCCTGGCGGCTCCGGCGGCCCTGGCGGCTCGAAAGGCACCACCTCGCTCCTGGCGGGCTGCGAAGGCGGTCAGGGAGGGCTCGGGGGCCGAGGGGGGCCCGGTGGAGGAGGGCGCGGCGGGCACTCCATCGGCATGGCGCACACGGGTGACGCACCGAAGAGCGAAGGCCTCCGGATCGACGTCGGAGAGCCTGGCCTCGGTGGTCCCGGGATCGGCCAGAGCATGGGCATCGATGGTCTCCGCGCCGAGATGCAAGCATTTCCTTCGTTCTGA
- a CDS encoding putative adhesin: MAGYIVSGHGGRYTQPGQVTVPAGFSVVFFEEDNRILYNEDAWPIYNHLLSGDEGWVQSRVKHTYQAGDTLNDYACWKYPELTRNSGIFKVGAFSSSNPAISLDGYNYSSPLMLSELFTQLSGSPGTIYWVACTEAS; encoded by the coding sequence ATGGCGGGATACATCGTCTCTGGTCACGGTGGGAGGTACACCCAGCCTGGGCAGGTCACCGTTCCTGCAGGGTTCTCGGTGGTCTTCTTCGAGGAAGACAACCGCATTCTTTACAACGAGGATGCATGGCCCATTTACAACCACCTGCTCTCGGGTGACGAGGGCTGGGTCCAGAGTCGGGTCAAGCACACGTACCAGGCAGGGGATACGCTGAATGATTACGCCTGCTGGAAGTATCCAGAACTCACGCGGAACTCGGGCATCTTCAAGGTCGGCGCGTTCAGCTCCAGCAACCCGGCCATCAGCCTGGATGGATACAATTACTCCAGCCCCCTCATGCTGTCAGAGCTCTTCACGCAGCTTTCCGGCAGTCCTGGCACCATTTACTGGGTGGCCTGTACCGAGGCGTCATGA